GCTCTGGTTCTCTCGACTGTCCCCATCGTCCCGGTTCCTGCGCGTGGCCATCGGTTCGTCTCGTCCGTGAGTCCATCAACGCGCCTCAAGTACGCTGTGGCGTTCTGCTGTACGTGCGAACGCTCGATTCTGCGACCGGCTACGACGGACGCGATACTTTCTCGGTGTTCCGTCGGTAACCATAGTCCATGACTGAGTCGACGGTTCAGTGTTGGCTGGTCGAACGCGAGTTCGGGACGCGAAATATCGTGACGCTCGTCTACGCGACACCCGATGGCTCACGATACCAGCAGCGTGAGCGTTCATCGACTGCGCTGCAGACGGGTTCTCAGGTGACTGCCGCAACGGCTGTCCCCGAGTCGGATCTCGAGCCAGTCGAGGACGAACAGACCCGCGAACGCTACGCCACGGAGGTCGAGCGCGTGACTGATCAGTATGAGCCTGACGACCCGATCTGACTGGCTGCTGTAGTTTCTTCCTTTCGATCTGGTGAGTGGATTATCTCTCACAAGTGGCAACTCTTATCGGTGAACGCACTGATGGGTCAGCCATGCCCGCACTCCGCGTCGACGACCTGACGAAATCATACGGTCAGACGCTCGCGCTCGACGACCTCTCCTTCGAGGTCCGTGAGGGCGAGGTCTTCGGCTTTCTCGGCCCGAATGGCGCAGGGAAGTCGACCACGATCAATGTGGTCCTCGACTTCATCCGCCCGACAGCCGGCCGCGTCGAGGTGCTCGGCCGCGACGCGCAGGCTCACAGCCGCGAGATTCGCTCGCGGACCGGCGTCCTCCCCGAAGGGTATCGAACCTACGACCGGCTCACCGCCCGCCAGCATCTCGAGTTCGCCATCGAATCGAAAGGTGTTGACGACGATCCGGAAGCCCTCCTCGAGCGGGTCGATCTGGCAGACGCCATCGACAAGAAGGCCGGCGGCTACTCGAAAGGGATGGCCCAGCGACTCATGCTTGCGATGGCGCTGGTCGGCGAACCCGACCTGCTGATCTTAGACGAGCCCTCGACGGGGCTCGACCCGAACGGCGCACGCGAGATGCGCGAAATCGTCCGCGAGGAGAACGCCCGCGGCGCGACGGTGTTCTTCTCGAGCCACAGCATGGAGCAGGTCGAGGCGGTCTGTGACCGCGTCGGCATCCTCCGGAACGGCGAGATGGTCGCCGTCGACTCCGTCGAGGGGCTTCGCGACTCGGTCAGCGGCGGTACAACGCTTCGGATTACGGTTGACCGTATCGACGACGAGGCGATCCAGGCCGTTCGTTCCCTCTCTGACGTATCGAACGTTACCGTTGGGTCGGCGCAGGAACAGTCACCGACGATCACCGCACAGGTCGAGGGCTCGAAGACCGCTGTGCTCACCGCACTCGAGGACCACGGCGTCGACGTCAGGGATTTCTCGACGGAGGAGGCCTCGCTCGAAGACGTCTTCCAGTCGTACACGACGGGAACGGAGGTGCATGCGCGATGAGCACCGACGTTGGGTCCGGCTCTGGGTCCGAGGCGACCGCAACCGACACTGGGCCTGACACGGCTGCAGGTGGCTCTCCGAGCAGTTCGATCAACCCGTCGAGTGTCCGCGCGGTCGCGAAGAAGGACTTTCGGGACTCCATCCGCTCGTGGATGTTCTGGGGGCTGAGCGTCTTCTTCTTCACCCTGCTGGTTGCGACGACCGGCGTCATTTCCTACTTCGGCGATGATATCGCCGCACAGGGACAGACGACGGAGGCGCTCGTGGCCATGGTCAACGGGATCACGCGGCTGGTCATCCCGCTGATCGCGTTGATCCTCGGCTGGAAGGCCATCGCCGGTGAGCGCGAGTCGGGGAGCATCAAGATCCTGCTCTCGCTTCCTCACTCCCGGAAGGACGTGCTCCTCGGGAAGCTTATCGGCCGGGCTGCCGTGCTTTCGGTGTCACTCGTCGTCGGCTTCGTGCTTGCGGCGCTCGTCGTGGTCGCCCTACTCGGCAGCTTCGATATCGTCGACTACGGCGGACTCCTCGTGATGTCGATCATCTACGGGCTCGCCTACACGAGTATCGCGGTCGCCGTCTCGTCGCTGACGCGCTCGACGACCGTTGCCGGTGCGGGGATGTTCGGCATCTTCGTCCTGTTCTACATTCTCTGGGACACCATGCTCGTCGCGTTCATGACGCTGATGAATATGGGCTATTTGCCGGAAGGAGAAACGACCGCGCAGGTCATGCTGTTCTTCAACAGCCTCGATCCTGGAATGGCCTACCAAAACGTTCTCTCGCTGGTGACGTCGGTGGGTGACCTCGACGGACAGACGGTGATGATGCTCGAAAATATGTTCGGTAGCGTGCCGTTCTATCTGCAGGATTGGTTCGCGTTCGTCATCCTGCTGGGCTGGATCGTCGTGCCGATCGCGATTGCGCTCTTCCGGTTCGATCGGGTCGACCTCTAGAGCGACTCTCTCGCGTCACTCGTTGTAGAGCGCCCTCTCGCATCACCCTTCGAAGTGACTCACACGCTCAGGTTCGATTGAAATAATGACGCGCTCGGTCTCGATTGGGTTCGGGTACTCCTCGACGTCCATATACCGCCGTGCGAGTTCGTCGATGTGCTCGCGAGCGTTCTCGGTCGTCACCTCGTCGACCCGTCCGGTCACTGAGAGCATCCGATACGGGTTATCGGGATCGGTCATACTCACGGCCACACGGACGTCGTGCCGGGCATTTTTCTCCTTGCGCCGGTCTCGTTCAGTGTTCACCAGTAGTCGATCTGCGTCGGCATCGTAGTCGATCCACACCGGTGTCACGTGCGGTGCACCGCCCGGCAACAGCGTGGCGACGTGGGCGAACGTTTCCTTCTCGAACAGGTCCTGAAAGTCGTCGGGGATCGAAGCCATGAGGGCCGTACACCGCTTCGCTACTAAGTCACGTGGCCCACATTGGTAGGGTACGATTCACTAGACAGCAGCCTGGTCAGTCTTCGTCCGAGAGCGGCACGATCGTCAGTGGGATCTGTGTCTGTTCCGCCAGTTGCTCGGTCGTCCGTCCGAAGATCGTCGCCTCGAGCTGTCCTGCACCACTCTGTCCAACGAGGACTAGATCCGCATCAATTTCAGCAGCATACGCCAGCAAGGTATCAGCGGGGTCGCCTCGACGAACCTCTGCTGTAATATCCCCATCATCGGTTGCGTCTGTGATATTCTCAACGAGGGTCGCCTTCGCCTGATTCAGCTCGTCCACTTCAGTAACGCTGAACCGCATTGGATTCGCCGTCGAATCGACAACCGTGATGACGTGGAGGGTTGCCCCAACAGCTTGCGACAGTTCGACAGCATGCTCAAGCGCTTTCTGTGCAAAGTCACTGCCATCCATCCCGACCAGAAGCGTTTCGTACATGTGATACTGTTGTGCACCGATCAGCTTCGGCGTTCTGGTTGCCGTCGGCGTTCTGGTTGCCGTCCCCGTTCTGGTTGCCGTCGGCGTTCCGGTTGCCGTTCTCGTTTTCGTCCCCGCCCCGTCTCCATTTTCGTCCACGTCCCGTCTCCGTTTTCGTCCCTGCCCCCGTCCTCTACTCTCCACCACCGACTCACGCTACTGTGACGCGAGGCCGATCCCACGCTCTGCCAGCAGCTCGCGGAACTCACTCTCGTCGATGATCGGCACGTCGTTTTCCTCGGCGTCCTCGCGCTTCGTCGCACCCGGATTCTCGCCGACAACGAGGTAGTCCGTATTCCCCGACACGCTTCCCGTCGCGTTCGCCCCATGGGCCTCGACCGTCTCCTGGGCCTCGCTGCGGGTCACGTCGGCGAGCGACCCCGTAAAGACGAACGTCAGGCCGTCGAGTTCGTCGCCGCCGGACTCCAGGTCGGACTCCTGTGGCGAGACGTGAGCGAGAATGTCGGCCACTGCTGCAGCGTTCGCCTCGCTTGCGAAGAACTCGTGAATCGTCTCCGCGACTGTCTCGCCCACGTCGTCGACGCCCTCGAGTGCCGCCGGGTCGTCCTCGGCGGCCTCGCGGACTGCCTCGAATGTCCCGAACTCACGGGCGAGTTCGCGTGCCGTCGTCGGTCCCACGTGGGGGATACCAAGCGCTGAGAGGAAGTCCGCCAGCGGTGGCTCGCGGCTGGCCTCGATCTCCGACAGGAGGTTCTCTGCGCTCGTGTCACCCCAGCCCTCGAGTGCGGTCAGTTCCTCGCACTCGAGTTCGTAGAGGTCAGCGATGGATTCGACGAGTCCGGCGTCGACGAGTTGGCGGACGCTCTTCTCGCCGAGGCCCTCCAGGTCGAGACCGCCGTCGCTTGCGTAGTACTCGATAGAGCGCCGGAGCTGGGCGTCACACGCCAGGCCGCCGGTACAGAACGCCATCGGCCCGTCGCGTTCGATGGCGCTGTCACAGACGGGGCAGTGGTCGGGGAGTTCGTAGTGGCTCTCGGGGTCGTTGTCCGCCCCTTTCTCGATGACTTCCTCGACATAGGGGATTACGTCGCCGGCGCGCTGGACGCGGACAGTGTCGCCGATAGCGACGGTTTTCTCGGCGATTTCCTCGGGGTTGTGCAGGCTCGCACGCGAGACGGTGACGCCGCCGACGTCGACCGGTTCGAGCAGTGCGACGGGGGTTACTCGACCGGTGCGGCCGATCTGGACGGCCACGTCGGCGATTGGCGTCACCTCCGCGCGGGCGGGGAACTTGTAGGCGAAGGCGTAACGGTCGTGTCTGGCCGTTCGGCCGAGTTCCTCGCGAGCGTCGCGGTCGTCGACCTTGATCACGGTGCCGTCGATTTCGTAGTTCAGGTCGTCGCGAGCCTCGAGCATCCGGTCGCGGTACGCAATGGCGTCGTCGATGTCGTCGACAATCTCGACATGGTCCGTCACTCGCAGGCCGAACTCGGGAAAGCGCTCGAGTTCCTCGCGATGGCTGTCCTCGAGTTCACTCGCTGCGAGCACGTCGAAGTAGAAGACGTCGAGCGGCCGCTCGGCGACAATTTCGGGGTCAAGCTGGCGGATGGTGCCGGCGGTCGCATTGCGCGGGTTGGCGAAGGGCTCCTCGCCGCGTTCGATCCGCTCGCGATTGTGTTCCTGAAAGGCGTCTTTCGGCATGAAAACCTCGCCGCGGACCGCGAGGAAGTCGGGGTAGTCGCCGTGGAGCTTCTGTGGAACCGAGCCGATGGTCCGGGCGTTTCGCGTCACATCGTCACCCTCACGGCCGTCGCCGCGGGTGACGGCGCGCTGGAGGCTGCCGTCCTCGTAGACGAACTCCATCGAGACCCCGTCGAACTTGGGCTCACAGACGTAGTCGACCGCTCCGACCTCGCGCCGGACGCGCTCGTCGAACTCACGAACATCGGCCTCCTCGCCGCTCTGGTCGATCGAGAGCATCGGTGCCTCGTGTTCGACCGTCTCGAAGGCCTCGATCGGCTCGCCGCCGACGCTTCTCGTCGGACTGTCGGGGTGACTGAGATCGAAGGTGGACTCGAGTACCTGCAGTCGCTCGAACAGCGTGTCGTAGGTCCGGTCGGCGATGAGCGGGTCGTTTTCGACGTAGTACCGGCGGTCGTGTTCGCGGATGGCGTCCCGAAGCTGTTCGACCTGTTGCTCGGCCTCGTCGTCCGAGAGTTGTTCTGGCGGCTCGAACGCTGTCGGTGGGTCCCGGAGATACGGGTTCTCGTCCGTGTTTTCGTCGGCGAGAGACATTCGTTGCCCGAAACTTGCCACGCGCCCCCGTTAACGTTACTGTCGTGGCTTTGGCTCCTTTGGGCTGTCGTGGCGCTGGCTCCGGCCAGTGCGCCAGCGACGTGTGAGTGCTGTGCCAGCACGATAATGTGCCACGGCTGCACCAGCATCACGATGTGCCAGCTACCGGGCGGGTACGGTAACGACAGAGTGACGATCACACTGGTGACGATCGAGTACAGTGGCCTACCGCCAGGGACTGTCGCCGACTTCGGCACGCACCTGCGGCCCGGCCTCGATGCGACAATCGGCCCGTGGCAGCGCGATACACAGCAACACGTAGCCGTCGGCGCGCTCGTGTCCGGCGAGCGCCTGCGGCGGCCGTCGGTAGTCAACGGCGAGCGCTGCGTCCGGTCTGGAATCAGTCGTCTCGTCATCACCATCGTCTTCGCCTTCGACCCCAACCACTCGTCCCACGCAGGTCGTGCACGTCCCTTTCAGGCAGTCCGCCGGGAGTCGAACACCGTCTCGGCGGGCCGCTTCGAGTATCGTCTCGCGTTTGCTGACCTCGAGCGTGTGGTCTGGCGAACCGGGGCGCTCGAGTACCACTTCGTAGCTGGTCATGGCTGTCCCTCCGCAGTCAGCCGACCGCCAGTGAACTGGCCCATACCGGTGCTACGTTGCGACGGGAAAAAAGACGAGGCTGGCATACCGATTCAGACGGTCTCCTGTCCGTACGGTGAGCCATCTCAGGCTGGTCGGTCGGGCAACGGATACCCAGTGCTTTACCCGCCTGCACCTCTTAGGTGCGACTAGATGGGACAGGGAACGGACGCGGAGTTCGGGTTGGTCGATCTCGAGGAGGTCGAGACACCGGGAGACGAATGGGAGGAGATCGATGTCTCGGACACCGAGGCCGACCGGATCGCTCGCAAGCGCGACCGCGAGTTCGAGCAGTTCGAGGAGCGAATCAAGGACGCCGATCAGTTCAAAGTCGAGCAGTCGGTGTTCGACGATGCGACGCTGGCGGCGCTCTATAAGCTCGTCCAGGATGGCTACGTCGAGGCCTTCGGCGGCCCGCTCTCGACGGGAAAGGAGGCGAACGTCTATCACGCACTCGGCGACGAGCGCGAGGTCGCGGTCAAGATCTACCGAATCAACGCCTCGAACTTCCGGCACATGCGCGACTATCTCGAGGGCGACCCGCGCTTCGAGGGGCTGGGTGGCAAGAAGAAGGACGTCGTCCTCGCCTGGACGAAAAAGGAGTTCGCGAACCTCCGGCGAGCCGAGAAAGCGGGCGTTCGCGTTCCCGAACCGATCGCCACCGAGCGAAACGTCCTCCTTATGGAGTACATTGGGAACGAGGACGGCCGCGCAAAGCGCCTCGGCGAGGTCCACATCGAGAACCCACAGACCGCCTACGAGGTCATGCGCGAGTACATGCGCCGTCTCTACGCGGCCGGCATCATTCACGGTGACCTGAGCGAGTACAACGTCGTTTTCCACGAGGGCCAACTCGTCGTCATTGACCTCGGACAGGCCGTCACCGTCCACCATCCCAACAGCCGCGATTTCTTAGAACGCGACTGCGAGAACGTCGCGACCTTTTTCTCCCGACAGGGACTCGAGACCGATGCCGACGAGCTACTCGAGTTCGTCACCGATCCGGAGCCGGATCCGTCCCGAGACTGACCCGAGGGTAGCAGTTCGCTCAAAGAGACGTTTCACCTTCCTGAAGATACTTGTTCGGTCCCGGCGTGCGTGTTCGTAATGTACCGACGCCGCCTGCTGGCTGCTGCCGGACTGACCACTGCGGTGGTTGCTGGCTGTCTCACCAGCGACGGCACTGACGGTGATGGTGGCGATAACGACGACAGCGACGGCAGCGACAGCAACAGCGAGACAGACGGCTCCGAGGAATCTCTTCCAGACCCACCCCAAAACGCGCCGAGTGGTGACTGTCCCGCGACCGACGCTGAGCCGCCGACGGAGCTCTCGCGTGAGACGGCCGAATCGTTTGTCGACGCGTTCGAATCAGACTGGGTCGCTGTCTCAGCACCGAAAAACGCGACACGCAGCGGGTCCGTCTCCATCGAGGCGGTGCGCGTCGCGGACGAGGCTGAGGGAGAGAGCGAAGATGAAGGTGAAAATGAAAATGAGGACGAAAACGGGGTCGACCGGGCACGAGTCGATGCATCCGTCGACTTCAGCGGCCGCGGCTGGGAGGGTGAGATAGTGATCCGGCCGTTCGAGGACGACGAGTCTGCTGCGGACAGCGACAAAGACGATACCGAAGCCGCGGACTCGTCTGATCTCGAACGCGTCTCCACGACAGCGGACCCGATCGCCACCTCCGAGCCGGTACTCGACGCAATCGACCACGTCGTCGACACCGGCGAGTCCCGGTCGATCACGGACGCCGACTCGCTCGAGACGCTCACTGAGGCAGGCGAGTACCTCGATAATTTCCTGATCGAGGTCGAACACGACGACAAGCTACTCTACGCCGAGAACGACGCAACCACCTGGGCGAGTCACGGCCAGTGGTTCGTCGGTTACTTCCTCACGCCGGATGCCGTCTACCGAACCGAACACGACCCTGGCGAGTGGACCGACAACAACCGTTCCGACGAACCGCTCTCGGTTCCCGACGAGGACTGGAAACGACTCGAGTGCTGGTCGTGATCGAACCCCCTGCGCTGTCTGCCCGTGTTCGGGGTCGGCGAAACTGTTAGGTGGTCTGGGTAGCTACTGGGTAGTGATGACGACTGCTCTCGAGTGGCAGTGGCGCTGGGGTTGGCAGCCATCCTCGAGAGCGGACAGTATCGTCGCTGCGGCCGACGCGGCCTAACCCGCGGTTGCGGCGGCGGGTGCTCCCTCCGTTTTTCGTTTCGCACAGAATCGCCGACGAGCACCTGCGATACCCTCAAGTACGCGATACGAATGCCGACACCAACCGACACCACGAATTCCACAGACGCGACAGCAGATCCGCCTGAAGACGACTTCACCGTCACACCGTACGCCGTCACCGGTGAGGTCGACTACGACAAACTCTTAGAGCGCTTCGGTGCTGACCCGCTCACCGACGACCAGATCAAGCGCTTTCCCGATCATCCGCTACTCCGTCGGCGGACGTTCTACGCGGGTCGAGACGTAGATAGCTACCTCGACGCCGCTGCGGCCGGCGAACCGCACGCCATCGTGACCGGCCGTGGCCCCTCGGGACCGATGCACCTCGGGCACGTCCTCCCGCTGTACCTCGCGAAGCGCTTCCAGCAGGAGACGGGTGCGACGGTCTACATCCCGCTCTCGGATGACGAGAAATTCCTCGCGAAGGCACAGTCGTTCGAATCGATCGGCGAGCACACTCACGAGAATCTCCGGGACGTTCTCGCGGTCGGCTTTGACCCGGAGCGAACGCGAATCGTGGTCGACACCGCTGACGCGGACGTGGTCTACCCGATTGCCGTCCGCCTCGCGAAACACCTTACGCCGGCCACCGTCGAAGCCGTCTACGGCGAGCAGGACACCGTCGGCCTGCAGTTCTACCCTGCCGTGCAGGCGACCCACCTTTTGCTCCCGCAACTCGTGGCGGGCCGGCAGCCAACACTCGTCCCCATCGCCATCGATCAGGACCCGCACGTTCGCATCTGTCGCGACGTGGCCGCGAAAGAGGCGCTGCCCGTCGACAAACCCGGCGCGTTGCTCGGGCGATTCCTCCCGAGTCTGGCGGGCCCGGGGAAGATGAGTTCCTCCGGCGACGCACCGTCGATCGAGTTGACGGCCGACTACGACACCGTCGCCGAGACGATCCACACCCATGCCTACACCGGTGGCCGGGCCACGCTCGAGGAGCATCGCGAACACGGCGGCGATCCAGCGGTCGACGTCCCCTTCCAGTACCTGCGATTCTTCTTCGAGGAAGATGACGACGCACTCGATTCCATCGCCGACGCCTACCGTGCGGGC
The DNA window shown above is from Natrialba magadii ATCC 43099 and carries:
- the rio1 gene encoding serine/threonine-protein kinase Rio1, producing MGQGTDAEFGLVDLEEVETPGDEWEEIDVSDTEADRIARKRDREFEQFEERIKDADQFKVEQSVFDDATLAALYKLVQDGYVEAFGGPLSTGKEANVYHALGDEREVAVKIYRINASNFRHMRDYLEGDPRFEGLGGKKKDVVLAWTKKEFANLRRAEKAGVRVPEPIATERNVLLMEYIGNEDGRAKRLGEVHIENPQTAYEVMREYMRRLYAAGIIHGDLSEYNVVFHEGQLVVIDLGQAVTVHHPNSRDFLERDCENVATFFSRQGLETDADELLEFVTDPEPDPSRD
- a CDS encoding ABC transporter ATP-binding protein; this translates as MPALRVDDLTKSYGQTLALDDLSFEVREGEVFGFLGPNGAGKSTTINVVLDFIRPTAGRVEVLGRDAQAHSREIRSRTGVLPEGYRTYDRLTARQHLEFAIESKGVDDDPEALLERVDLADAIDKKAGGYSKGMAQRLMLAMALVGEPDLLILDEPSTGLDPNGAREMREIVREENARGATVFFSSHSMEQVEAVCDRVGILRNGEMVAVDSVEGLRDSVSGGTTLRITVDRIDDEAIQAVRSLSDVSNVTVGSAQEQSPTITAQVEGSKTAVLTALEDHGVDVRDFSTEEASLEDVFQSYTTGTEVHAR
- the ligA gene encoding NAD-dependent DNA ligase LigA; amino-acid sequence: MSLADENTDENPYLRDPPTAFEPPEQLSDDEAEQQVEQLRDAIREHDRRYYVENDPLIADRTYDTLFERLQVLESTFDLSHPDSPTRSVGGEPIEAFETVEHEAPMLSIDQSGEEADVREFDERVRREVGAVDYVCEPKFDGVSMEFVYEDGSLQRAVTRGDGREGDDVTRNARTIGSVPQKLHGDYPDFLAVRGEVFMPKDAFQEHNRERIERGEEPFANPRNATAGTIRQLDPEIVAERPLDVFYFDVLAASELEDSHREELERFPEFGLRVTDHVEIVDDIDDAIAYRDRMLEARDDLNYEIDGTVIKVDDRDAREELGRTARHDRYAFAYKFPARAEVTPIADVAVQIGRTGRVTPVALLEPVDVGGVTVSRASLHNPEEIAEKTVAIGDTVRVQRAGDVIPYVEEVIEKGADNDPESHYELPDHCPVCDSAIERDGPMAFCTGGLACDAQLRRSIEYYASDGGLDLEGLGEKSVRQLVDAGLVESIADLYELECEELTALEGWGDTSAENLLSEIEASREPPLADFLSALGIPHVGPTTARELAREFGTFEAVREAAEDDPAALEGVDDVGETVAETIHEFFASEANAAAVADILAHVSPQESDLESGGDELDGLTFVFTGSLADVTRSEAQETVEAHGANATGSVSGNTDYLVVGENPGATKREDAEENDVPIIDESEFRELLAERGIGLASQ
- a CDS encoding tryptophan--tRNA ligase, translating into MPTPTDTTNSTDATADPPEDDFTVTPYAVTGEVDYDKLLERFGADPLTDDQIKRFPDHPLLRRRTFYAGRDVDSYLDAAAAGEPHAIVTGRGPSGPMHLGHVLPLYLAKRFQQETGATVYIPLSDDEKFLAKAQSFESIGEHTHENLRDVLAVGFDPERTRIVVDTADADVVYPIAVRLAKHLTPATVEAVYGEQDTVGLQFYPAVQATHLLLPQLVAGRQPTLVPIAIDQDPHVRICRDVAAKEALPVDKPGALLGRFLPSLAGPGKMSSSGDAPSIELTADYDTVAETIHTHAYTGGRATLEEHREHGGDPAVDVPFQYLRFFFEEDDDALDSIADAYRAGDLLSGELKELAIERITDFLAAHQRRRAELDGISNELESYRLTDDERRRALERAGVPRVLENYSH
- a CDS encoding universal stress protein, with translation MDENGDGAGTKTRTATGTPTATRTGTATRTPTATRTPKLIGAQQYHMYETLLVGMDGSDFAQKALEHAVELSQAVGATLHVITVVDSTANPMRFSVTEVDELNQAKATLVENITDATDDGDITAEVRRGDPADTLLAYAAEIDADLVLVGQSGAGQLEATIFGRTTEQLAEQTQIPLTIVPLSDED
- a CDS encoding 2Fe-2S iron-sulfur cluster-binding protein, which gives rise to MTSYEVVLERPGSPDHTLEVSKRETILEAARRDGVRLPADCLKGTCTTCVGRVVGVEGEDDGDDETTDSRPDAALAVDYRRPPQALAGHERADGYVLLCIALPRADCRIEAGPQVRAEVGDSPWR
- a CDS encoding PPOX class F420-dependent oxidoreductase, with the translated sequence MASIPDDFQDLFEKETFAHVATLLPGGAPHVTPVWIDYDADADRLLVNTERDRRKEKNARHDVRVAVSMTDPDNPYRMLSVTGRVDEVTTENAREHIDELARRYMDVEEYPNPIETERVIISIEPERVSHFEG
- a CDS encoding ABC transporter permease, which gives rise to MSTDVGSGSGSEATATDTGPDTAAGGSPSSSINPSSVRAVAKKDFRDSIRSWMFWGLSVFFFTLLVATTGVISYFGDDIAAQGQTTEALVAMVNGITRLVIPLIALILGWKAIAGERESGSIKILLSLPHSRKDVLLGKLIGRAAVLSVSLVVGFVLAALVVVALLGSFDIVDYGGLLVMSIIYGLAYTSIAVAVSSLTRSTTVAGAGMFGIFVLFYILWDTMLVAFMTLMNMGYLPEGETTAQVMLFFNSLDPGMAYQNVLSLVTSVGDLDGQTVMMLENMFGSVPFYLQDWFAFVILLGWIVVPIAIALFRFDRVDL